The following are encoded together in the Serinus canaria isolate serCan28SL12 unplaced genomic scaffold, serCan2020 HiC_scaffold_116, whole genome shotgun sequence genome:
- the ZFPL1 gene encoding zinc finger protein-like 1 isoform X1 encodes MGLCKCPKRRVTTLFCFEHRVNVCESCLVSAHPKCIVRSYLQWLQDSDYSPQCPLCQAPLGERDTVRLVCYDVFHWPCLAGWARALPPRTAPAGHRCPQCGGPLFPPPNLQGPVAEALRARLRTAAWARPGLGLPLIEDSEASPEPETCPEPDGSWDAPVTPPEPPPSPPTPHAVVHMGGGETPTLHAGSAPRKPLGGREPWSPPDGEEDKKYRRRPRAWLPPGLRCRVRGAPRRPLLALCLGGAAAFALLLLLLGSLGRGGADSDPALEPLNNPHVRVGH; translated from the exons AGCTGCCTGGTCAGCGCCCACCCCAAG TGCATCGTGCGCTCGTacctgcagtggctgcaggacaGCGATTACAGCCCGCAGTGCCCGCTGTGCCAGGCGCCGCTGGGCGAGCGCGACACCGTGCGCCTGGTCTGCTAcg ACGTGTTCCACTGGCCGTGCCTGGCCGGGTGGGCTCGGGCGCTGCCCCCCCGCACGGCCCCCGCCGGGCACCGCTGCCCCCAGTGCGGGGGGCCgctcttccccccccccaaccTGCAGGGCCCCGTGGCCGAGGCGCTGAGGGCGCGGCTCCGGACGGCAGCctgggcccggcccggcctggggctgcccctg ATCGAAGACTCGGAGGCGTCACCAGAACCTGAGACCTGCCCAGAGCCCGACGGGAGCTGGGACG CCCCCGTGACCCCCCCGGAgccccccccgagcccccccaccccccacgCCGTCGTCCACATGGGGGGAGGGGAGACCCCGACGCTGCACGCGG gctctgccccccGAAAGCCCCTGGGGGGCCGCGAGCCCTGGAGCCCCCCCGACGGCGAGGAGGACAAGAAATACCGGAGGAGACCCCGGGCGTGGCTGCCCCCGGGGctgag GTGCCGCGTGCGCGGGGCCCCGCGGCGCCCCCTGCTGGCGCTGTGCCTGGGCGGGGCCGCGGCCTTCGCGCTGCTCCTGCTCCTattgggcagcctgggcaggggcGGGGCCGACTCCGACCCCGCCCTCGAGCCGCTCAACAACCCCCACGTGCGGGTGGGGCACTGA
- the ZFPL1 gene encoding zinc finger protein-like 1 isoform X2, with translation MGLCKCPKRRVTTLFCFEHRVNVCESCLVSAHPKCIVRSYLQWLQDSDYSPQCPLCQAPLGERDTVRLVCYDVFHWPCLAGWARALPPRTAPAGHRCPQCGGPLFPPPNLQGPVAEALRARLRTAAWARPGLGLPLIEDSEASPEPETCPEPDGSWDGSAPRKPLGGREPWSPPDGEEDKKYRRRPRAWLPPGLRCRVRGAPRRPLLALCLGGAAAFALLLLLLGSLGRGGADSDPALEPLNNPHVRVGH, from the exons AGCTGCCTGGTCAGCGCCCACCCCAAG TGCATCGTGCGCTCGTacctgcagtggctgcaggacaGCGATTACAGCCCGCAGTGCCCGCTGTGCCAGGCGCCGCTGGGCGAGCGCGACACCGTGCGCCTGGTCTGCTAcg ACGTGTTCCACTGGCCGTGCCTGGCCGGGTGGGCTCGGGCGCTGCCCCCCCGCACGGCCCCCGCCGGGCACCGCTGCCCCCAGTGCGGGGGGCCgctcttccccccccccaaccTGCAGGGCCCCGTGGCCGAGGCGCTGAGGGCGCGGCTCCGGACGGCAGCctgggcccggcccggcctggggctgcccctg ATCGAAGACTCGGAGGCGTCACCAGAACCTGAGACCTGCCCAGAGCCCGACGGGAGCTGGGACG gctctgccccccGAAAGCCCCTGGGGGGCCGCGAGCCCTGGAGCCCCCCCGACGGCGAGGAGGACAAGAAATACCGGAGGAGACCCCGGGCGTGGCTGCCCCCGGGGctgag GTGCCGCGTGCGCGGGGCCCCGCGGCGCCCCCTGCTGGCGCTGTGCCTGGGCGGGGCCGCGGCCTTCGCGCTGCTCCTGCTCCTattgggcagcctgggcaggggcGGGGCCGACTCCGACCCCGCCCTCGAGCCGCTCAACAACCCCCACGTGCGGGTGGGGCACTGA